GGTCCCGCTTGTCCCCTACCGGTTCCGCTTTGTCCCGGGTGGTCCCTGGCCGGTCCCGGTGGCCCCCGGATTGTCCCGCTTTATACTTTTTGTCCCTTTTTGCCGATTTTGGCCCTTTTGGCCCCGTTTCGCTCGGGGCGGCCCCACCCAGGAAACGCCGccggggggggtggggggggttgggggccCCCCCTTTCCGCCCatgggggaggggaaggggaaggaggggaggggaaactgagtcacggccgggggtgggggggggacaTTTCCGCGTCTGGGACATTTCCGGACCCCCGGGTGGGGGAGGAGGCTCCGGAGCCTCCCGaaaaaggggggaggggactcgggacccccccaaatcccgcgGGAGCCGCGCTTGGTGACACCCATTTTATTTGGGATACGGCGGGGGGACAAAGGGGGGGCGGGGCCACCAAaccttggggacccccccagtgccaccccccgGGGGCCCCCAAGcccagagtgaccccaaaatctcatcccttgtcaccctgtccccagcccaatgtccccggtgtcaccccggtgtccccggtgtcaccccggtgtccccagtgtcatcccggtgtccccagtgccatcccggtgtccccggtgtcatCCCGGTGtcatcccggtgtccccggtgtcaccgCAGCGCCACCCCGAAGCGGTGCAGGTGCCGGGGCAGCAGTGATGTCCCGgtgtcccagtgtcaccccagtgtccccagtgtcaccccagcgCCACCCCGAAGCGGTGCAGGTGCCGGGGCAGCACCCCCAGTCTCAGCTGGACGGTACCGGCGCTCTCGGTGCGCAGGCGGAACCGCTCCCCGGCGCTGGCGGCCGCCTCGGGCCGGAGCAGCCGCGGCGCCCCCGGGCCCAGCAGGCGCTGCCCAGGGGAGCCCCGCGGGCTCCAGGTGACGCAGGTGAGCAGGTGAGAGCCGGGAGCGCTCGGCACCGCGCACACCCCGTAACCCGCCAGGCCATGGCGACCCCAACTGTCCACGTGCcacacctccagcagcagcttcggccaccctggggacacggggacatcactggggacacggggacatcactggggacatcactggggacatcactggggacacggggacatcactggggacatcactggggacacggggaaatcactggggacacggggacatcactggggacagggccagggaGGACATGGGGGGGTGGGAACTTTGCTGAGCCCCTGGGGGTGCCCCTGGATGTctctgagtgtccccaggtgtgtccccaatgtccacagatgtgtccctgatgtccccaggtgtgtccccacatACCCTGCAGGCCCTTGGTGGCCAGGTGCATGTCcagggggtgtccccaatggGCCACATCGTCCACCTGAGGGTCATCCACCTGCGTCtgccccgcccccgccccggccaGCAGCGTCCAGGCCCCGCCTACGGCACAAAacccacctgggaccccccaaaaccacccgggtcccccccaaaccacctgggaccccccaaaacccacccggGACCTCCCATAaaccacctgggaccccccaaaaacacccagaaccccccaaaacccacccgtAACCCCCAACTCCCCTCCAAAAACCACGCGGgacccccctaaatccccccgggaccccccaagcTCTCCCCAAAGAGCCCCCGGGAACCTCCTAAGGCCCCAAAtgtgccccaaaccccccgggagccccgggcCCTCACCCGCGTGCAGCCCCCACTTGCAGAAGAGGCGGCGCTCGGAGAAGCCGGAGGCGCCCTCGATCTCCCCGAAGAGGTGCAGCTCCgccatggggctggggagccAAAACCCgcccaaatcaccccaaaatcccctcagggaaccccaaaatcccctcagggaacccccccggatccccccgggttttccccaaatcttcccGTTATCCCCGCCCATTATTCCCACCCATCCCCCCCCTTAtctccctgcatcccccccATCCCCCACCTCTCTCGCCgccccccaaatttccccaaattccccccaaaattccccccgAATCCCCCGGGTCGCTCACTCGACCCCTGCCCGCGCCGCCACTGCGCGTGCGCGATCCTCTCTTCCGCATTCCCGTTGCCACGACAACGCGCGGCCCGGGAAAACGCGATCGCTCATTGGTGGAGACAGCTCAGGCCGGTCACCTCTAACGCATGCGCGTCAGCGTCCCCTCGGTTTGAGTGCCCCCCAGCGACTGCTGCGCCATTTTGAGTGTGGCGAAGAGTGGCGGCGCCACTTTGGGTGCCTCCCTCAGCCATCTTGTGTGTACCGCCGCCATCTTGGCTGTCCCGGCGGACGCCccaaattaggaaaaaaatccccaaaatttgggaattcgcGGCTTCCCCGACCCCTCCCGAAAATCTCAGCAGCCGCTTCTAGTgcctaaacctcctctggagCTGCCACATTTGTGTAAAAGCAGCTCAAGTATTGCTTTTTCCCCAAATCCGGGAACTTTTCCCTGAACTTTTGCTCCAGAATGAGCCGTTCTGCCCAGTATCGACCACTTTGCCTCACTATGAACCCAATCTTGACCTGAGAATGAACAATTTTTGCCCAGTCTTGACCCGTTTGGGCCCAGAATGAGCCAAATCTCCCAATCCAGGCCAGTTTTGCCCATGTTTTGACCAATCCTGACCCAAAAATGTCCCATTTCACCCCATCTCAACCCAAAATGACTCAATTTGCCCAATCCAGACCCAttttcacccccaaaaattAGTAATTTCACCTCATTTTCACCCGCTTCAGCTGAAATTGAGCAAATTCTGCCCAGTCTTGACCCAAAACCAGCCATTTGGACCAATCTTGAGCTGTTTTGCCCCCAAAACGAAACATTTCACCTCAATATTGATCCcaaatgtgctttttttaacCCAATCTTCACTGCTCATGtcaaaaaaatcacagttttcaCCACTGCTGGAGACATTTTACCCAAAAATGAGCCCCAGGGtctgttttgggggggttcttctctattttggggctgtttttgggatTTCCACCCCAAATTTCAGGtcattccccccaaattttgggagtTTTCCCTTCATTTCCCATGTTCCTCCCATATTTTAGGTTTCTCTCCCCTAATTTCAGGCgcccccccccaaattttgagtttatcccaaattttcgGGTTACTCCCCCCAGTTTTACCCCCCCTTTTTTGCCTCCCCCCAATTACTCagttcccccctcccccccttcccggattttgggggtctcacacgggtcggggggggggggagaccCCCAAATTTACTGCACGGACACCACAGCACAGAACCGACCACGACACCACGGGGGGGCCCCAAAAGTGGGGGGAGGacgccccaaaaccccccccggGATGGGGGAGGGCGCCGGGCaaagaccccccccaaaaaaccccccttGACAACACCaaccccccccgcccccccaaACTCAcccggggggggaggggcgcgggggggccccccttttttcccatcatGCAACACTTTGtgcccccccaccccaaatttgcagccccctccccaaatttccccctccccccccagctCTGTTATGGcttttgaaggatttggggggggggttgggggtttgggggggtttggggggttttgggggggttttggccCCCCCTAAGTGAGGGTGATGAAGGCCGAGgccttttccttcagctgcctcaggCACAggtggcagctccagctccctgcGCCAAAAATCCCGGATtttaacccaaaaaaacccatgggATTCACCCAGAAAAATCAGGGAGAGCTCCCTGAGCCCCAAAACGCCCAGAATTtgacccaaaatccaccccaaaacccaaaattccacacaaaATCCCACTAAAATCCCACAGAGTTCCCCTTCCCGaagccccaaatccaccccaaaccgGCAAAACATACCCCAAAATTCCGCCTAAATCtgtcccaaattccccccaaacgCCCCGAAATTCCCTTTCctacccccaaatcccccccccaaatctccccaaatctcttcaCATGCctccaaatccccacaaatcccctcagaacaccaaaatccccccaaatccccccacataaaatccccaaatcaccccaaattccccaaaaatcctcccccaatcccccataaaaatcccccaaatccctccaaagTACCCAAATTCCCTCGAGTTCCCCCAtatctccccaaaaatccccaaatcccccccaaatccccaccaaaaatgcccccaaatcccccaatatcccccataaaaatccccaaaaaaatccccccaaatcccagaattcccgaatTCCGGGGAATCCCCCCGGATCTGGGTACCCTCGGGGGGCTCGGCCATGGGCGGGCTCAGGCAGTACATGTGGTAACCGCGGTCGCAGTCGTCGCAGAACAGCAGCTGGTCCTGGTTTGGGGCCAAAaaccgggatttgggggaaaatcgggatttgggAGAAATCAGGActggggggaaaatcgggattttggggcggattttggggtgtccctcaCGTCGTTCTCGGCGGTGCCGCAGAGGCTGCAGGACTTGCACTCGATGCACTGCCAGCGGTAGGagcgcgccgccgccgccatggccAGAGAGAACTGCAGGCACGACGGGTGCCCTgcgccccaaaaaccccaaaatcacccccaaaccaccccaaaaaccaccccaaaaccacccccaaaaacaccccaaaaaccacccccaaaaacaccccaaaaaccacccccaaaaccacccccaaaaaccaccccaaaaaccaccccaaaaaccaccccaaaaaccaccccaaaaccaccccaaaaccacccccaaaaacaccccaaaaaccacccccaaaaaccaccccaaaatccccacaccccaaaatccccacacggccaaatcccccaaatggccccaatgtccccccactggccccactgtccccccactggccccactgtccccagtgtccccccggtgtcccccgatgtcccccccggtgtccccgtgtgtcACCGGCTCTCCCGCAGTCGGCGCACGCGATCAGCTGCTCCTCGGCCCCGCGCGCTCGGGCTCCGCCGGCACAGAAATCGCACGGACCCTCgggggggggcccggggggggcggggcggcctggggggaccccaaaatgtgggggggaaccccaaaatgtgGGGGGGGACCCCAAACACACtctcccaaaaaaaaccccaaagctaccccaaaatctctcaataaaactgcaaaatttccagagatcccccccaaaaaacccctccagagacccccaaaatgtgGGGGAAGGAGATTTCAGGATCTTTAgggctggtttggggctggtttggaGTTACGGTGATTTAcgggagattttggggtgttttgaacagttttggggtgatttgaggagttttggggtgattttggtgagttttggggtgatCTTGGTCAGTTttggtgagttttggggtgatttgggggtgattttggggtaccTGTGTTCCTGCGCTGGTTTTCGGGGACCCAGTTTAACTCTTTGTAAAACTCTGGGGGGCAAAGGCACAAAAAAAGGGGGTgaagacccccccaaaaattgggggTGGCGTCACAGCCCTTCAGGGACCCacacccaaaacccaaaaaaagggACGAGACCCGTCAGAACCCTCTCAAAAATGGatcagggacccccaggataCCCCCAAATCAGGTCCAagcccccctgaaccccccaaaaggacacagggacccccagaggCCCCCCAAAATGGATCAAGgatgccccaaaatccccccaaaatggatcagggaccccccagaaccTCCCCAAATAGATCA
The Poecile atricapillus isolate bPoeAtr1 chromosome 31, bPoeAtr1.hap1, whole genome shotgun sequence DNA segment above includes these coding regions:
- the B9D2 gene encoding B9 domain-containing protein 2 codes for the protein MAELHLFGEIEGASGFSERRLFCKWGLHAGGAWTLLAGAGAGQTQVDDPQVDDVAHWGHPLDMHLATKGLQGWPKLLLEVWHVDSWGRHGLAGYGVCAVPSAPGSHLLTCVTWSPRGSPGQRLLGPGAPRLLRPEAAASAGERFRLRTESAGTVQLRLGVLPRHLHRFGVALG